The following nucleotide sequence is from Salvia splendens isolate huo1 chromosome 2, SspV2, whole genome shotgun sequence.
CAGCAGCAGCTCTCTCGAGAaaagaggaagtgggaaggaGACCGGGTTTCGACTGATGCTAAGAAGCCACAATTCGCTCCAAGGCCACAGCAGAACAGTTGGCAACAGACTGCCCCAACTCAAAAATATGGAGCGCCGAGCTCAACCACCTCGATGTGCAAGATGCTCGAAGAAACATGACGGCGAGTGCAAGGCCGGGACAGATGGATGTTTCCACTGTGGGCAGAAGGGACATTTCGCCAGAAACTGCCCGAGCAAGGCAACTCGGACGGGAGGACAGCGTTCGCAACTGCGGGCACTCCAGGCCGAACAAGAGAAAGAGAGTGCAACACTCCCTGCACCACAGCCTCAGCGACAACTACGTCCGAGACTCCCCCCACAGGCAAGAGCCTTTGCACTGCAGCAGAAGCAGGCCAAGGCCGAGAAGGGGAAACAGGAGCAAGgcaacttggcaggtatgggaactcTCCTCAATGTACCTATTGCTATTTTGTTTGACATCGGTGCATCGCACTCGTTTATATCAGcatcttgtgtggatactttgaacTTGCCTATGGATGTGATGGAACATAGGATGAGGGTGTCCTCACCCgtaggaggccttatagacATTGCACGAACGTGCTCGAACATAAAATTTTCTATGGGAAACCTGAACCTAGTAGCTCATAACTTACATGTGATGTTGACGTGGAGCGTCGACATCATACTAGGAATGGACTGGTTAGCCGAGAACTACCCTACcattcgttgtaaggagagacagatagCATTGCAGTACCCCGGGACAGAACCCGTAATTTTCCATGAGATCTCCATGAGGAAACGAAAGTCGATTGTTTCTGCCCTACAAGCAACAGCCATGATGAGGAAGGGGTGCCCTGCATACCTCGTCTACTTGAACGAAGAAGAGAAAAGGTACAGGAAAATCGAGGACGTAGCGATAGTACGAGGATATCCTGACGTCTTTCCAGGAGAACTACCAGGCTTGCCGCCAGACAGGCAATTGGAGTTCACCATCGATCTAGAACCAGGATCAGCTCCAATATCAAAGGCACCTTACAGAATGGCACCAAAGGAGTTGGAGGAACTCAAGATGCAATTACAAGAACTACTAGACCAGGGTTTCATCCGACCcagtgtgtcgccgtggggCACACAGTACTATTCGTAAAGAAGAAAGATGGCACcttgagaatgtgtatcgactatcgagagctgaacaagataaccctcaagaacaagtatcctttaCCGAGGATCGATGACCTCTTCGATCAGCTGCAAGGAGCTGGAGTTTTctcgaaaatggacttgagatcGGGTTATCATCAGCTAAGAGTTCAACAAGACGATATACTAAAGACTGCGTTCTGCACTAgatatggccattatgagttcgGTAATGCCTTTTTGGCTTACCAATGCTCCAGCTGTGTTGATGGACCtgatgaaccgcgtgttccacccGTATTTGGACAGGTTCGTCCTAGTCTTTATAGATGATGTGCTCatctactcgaagaacgagatAGAACACGAGGAACATTTGAGGACTACTTTAGAAACGTTAAGAGCTGAGAAACTCTCTGCTAAGTTCAGCAAGTACGAGTTCTGGCTTAacgaagtgaacttccttggacacatagtgacagcagaagggatccgagtggACCCTGCTAAAGTTGAAGCCGTGCAATGTTGGCAGTCACCAGCAACGCCCAATGAAATCCagagtttcctaggactggcaggatactaccgaaggttcattgagggattttctaaaatagcgaggtcgatgactcaacagctcaagaaaggagttaaagtcaattggaccccagaatgtgaagcaagcttccagttgcttaaggaaaagttgaccacagcgcctgttctagccgtgccagaagcgggagtcgactatgtggtgtatacagatgcatcgaaggtcggactcgggtgcgtgctgatgcagagGGGCAAGGTGATCGCATGTGCGTCACGCCAGTtaaggccgcacgagttgaactacccgacgcatgacttggaattagcagcagtggtacacgctttgaagatttggagacatcacctctatggagttcgatgtgagatcttcacagatcataagagtttcaagtacttctttgagcaaaaggatcTGAATATGAGACAGCGCAGATGGATGGAACTAGTCAAGgactacgactgtggtataaattaccacccaggcaaggccaatgtggtagcagatggtttgagcagaaagactgcaCCTCAAGTGGCTACCCTCCTCACATAAGAGGAAGAGCTTATTCAggaattcgccaagatgcgactggagATAGTAAGAGCCCCGGAAACAGTAGATAGCAGAATTTCCACCTTGGTCgtagaaccagatttaagagccagaatcATCGACGCCCAGAGACGCGATGAGGCCCTAGAAAAGGTCCGTCTCAAATTGAGGACCGGCGAAGGAGATAGTTAccgcgaagaggcggataaCGCTCTCACTTTCGAAAGAAGACTATGCATACCCAACAATGAGGCATTTAggaacgagatcatgagtgaagctcatgagatgccctacactgcccatcctggaagtacgaagatgtatcaggacttgaagaagcaattttggtgggatggcatgaagagaagcatagcatcGTTTGTAGAAAGGTGCTTggcttgccagcaagtgaaggctttacatcaacgacc
It contains:
- the LOC121775668 gene encoding uncharacterized protein LOC121775668 — protein: MGTLLNVPIAILFDIGASHSFISASCVDTLNLPMDVMEHRMRVSSPVGGLIDIARTCSNIKFSMGNLNLVAHNLHVMLTWSVDIILGMDWLAENYPTIRCKERQIALQYPGTEPVIFHEISMRKRKSIVSALQATAMMRKGCPAYLVYLNEEEKRYRKIEDVAIVRGYPDVFPGELPGLPPDRQLEFTIDLEPGSAPISKAPYRMAPKELEELKMQLQELLDQGFIRPSVSPWGTQYYS